The following are from one region of the Bacteroidales bacterium genome:
- the gldA gene encoding gliding motility-associated ABC transporter ATP-binding subunit GldA — MSIIVNKISKLFGEQRALDEVSFHIEPGQIVGFLGPNGAGKSTMMKILSCFIPPTSGQALVNGFDVMENSLKVRKVLGYLPENNPLYTEMYVKEYLEFVGGIFKLPNLDKRIEEMIEMTGLQVERHKKIGMLSKGYRQRVGLAQALIHNPQVLILDEPTSGLDPNQIVEIRNLIKTIGHNKTVMLSTHIMQEVEAICDRVIIINKGKIVADGKIENLQQQSKGKEVLLVEFSKNIEQAKIQAISNVKVLEKCGENTWKITTSGGIDIRPAIFKLAVDQDATVLTLQKQAHSLEQVFRELTN; from the coding sequence ATGTCTATCATTGTAAACAAGATATCAAAACTTTTCGGTGAACAAAGAGCACTTGATGAAGTGAGTTTTCACATCGAACCCGGGCAGATAGTAGGTTTTCTTGGCCCTAACGGCGCCGGAAAGTCAACGATGATGAAAATTCTCTCTTGTTTCATACCCCCAACATCCGGGCAAGCTTTAGTGAACGGATTTGATGTCATGGAGAACTCGCTCAAAGTGCGCAAGGTGTTGGGTTATCTGCCTGAGAACAACCCGCTGTATACTGAGATGTACGTCAAGGAGTACCTTGAGTTTGTCGGTGGAATCTTTAAACTGCCTAACCTTGACAAGCGCATTGAAGAGATGATTGAGATGACCGGTTTACAGGTTGAAAGACACAAAAAGATCGGAATGTTGTCTAAAGGTTATCGTCAAAGAGTAGGACTTGCCCAGGCGCTGATTCATAATCCGCAGGTACTGATACTCGATGAGCCTACTTCAGGACTTGATCCCAATCAGATTGTCGAAATCAGGAATCTGATCAAAACCATAGGTCACAATAAAACCGTAATGCTTTCCACACACATCATGCAGGAAGTAGAAGCGATCTGCGATCGGGTGATTATTATCAACAAAGGGAAAATTGTTGCTGACGGAAAAATTGAAAATCTCCAGCAACAAAGTAAGGGAAAAGAGGTGCTGCTTGTTGAATTCAGCAAAAACATTGAGCAGGCTAAAATTCAGGCCATCAGTAATGTTAAAGTTTTAGAGAAATGTGGTGAGAATACATGGAAAATAACAACCTCAGGGGGAATTGATATCAGGCCGGCTATTTTTAAACTTGCAGTTGATCAGGACGCTACCGTGCTGACTCTTCAAAAGCAAGCCCACTCGCTGGAGCAGGTTTTCAGGGAATTGACCAATTAA
- the dnaN gene encoding DNA polymerase III subunit beta — protein MKFIVSSTFLLKNLQAISGVLGSNNSLPILDDFLFNLDGDDLKITASDIETTMTVQLKVTMSDEPGIVAIPAKILLETLKTLPDVPVTFTVDPSTFAIEMLAGEGKYKMNGHNGEDFPETPGVEEGSEFKINSIVLSEAISKTVFAASSDEMRPVMTGVFLDMKPESTSFVATDAHKLVRYTRFDIGVELEDSIIIPTKPLNQIKNLLGAEDQEVNVVYNKKNAFFAFGRIQLICKLIEGKYPNYTAVIPSDNPNKLQIERAPLLSAIRRVSIFANQSTHQLRFSITGRSLVLSAEDVDYSNEAREILNCNYDGEDMDIGFNSKFLHEMLSNLDSPEVIFEMSQPNRAGLVKPVNEEERPNEDILMLIMPLMLND, from the coding sequence ATGAAGTTCATTGTATCCAGTACTTTTCTGCTTAAAAACCTGCAGGCAATCAGTGGTGTTCTGGGATCCAACAATTCGCTGCCCATCCTCGATGATTTTCTTTTCAATCTTGATGGAGACGATTTGAAAATTACAGCTTCTGACATTGAAACTACCATGACGGTACAACTCAAAGTGACGATGTCCGATGAACCGGGTATTGTGGCAATTCCAGCCAAAATCTTACTCGAAACCCTTAAAACACTCCCCGACGTTCCTGTAACTTTCACCGTCGATCCTTCCACATTTGCCATCGAAATGCTTGCCGGTGAAGGTAAATACAAGATGAACGGTCACAATGGCGAGGATTTTCCCGAAACTCCTGGTGTTGAAGAGGGAAGTGAATTTAAAATCAATTCGATCGTGCTGTCAGAAGCCATTTCAAAAACCGTTTTTGCAGCCAGCAGCGACGAAATGCGCCCTGTAATGACAGGAGTTTTTCTCGATATGAAGCCCGAAAGCACTTCATTTGTGGCGACAGATGCACATAAGCTGGTGCGCTACACCAGGTTCGATATCGGTGTGGAACTTGAAGATTCGATCATTATCCCAACCAAACCTTTAAACCAGATCAAAAATTTGCTTGGCGCAGAAGACCAGGAAGTAAACGTTGTTTACAACAAGAAAAATGCTTTTTTTGCTTTTGGAAGAATTCAACTGATCTGTAAGCTCATCGAAGGAAAATACCCGAATTACACTGCCGTAATACCGTCAGACAATCCAAATAAACTGCAAATAGAGCGTGCTCCGCTCCTTAGCGCAATTCGCAGGGTTTCAATATTTGCCAACCAATCAACACATCAATTGCGGTTTTCGATTACCGGACGTTCTTTGGTCCTTTCAGCCGAGGACGTCGATTATTCCAATGAGGCCCGTGAAATCCTCAATTGCAATTATGATGGCGAAGACATGGATATTGGCTTCAACTCGAAGTTTTTACATGAAATGCTTAGCAACCTTGACTCACCGGAGGTTATCTTTGAAATGTCGCAACCAAACCGCGCAGGGTTGGTAAAGCCCGTGAATGAAGAAGAGCGCCCCAACGAAGACATACTCATGCTCATCATGCCGCTGATGCTAAACGATTAA